In the genome of Leeuwenhoekiella sp. MAR_2009_132, one region contains:
- a CDS encoding efflux RND transporter permease subunit → MLQKFIERPVLSTVISIIIVILGVLGLSSLPITQYPDIAPPTIQVSATYPGANAETILESVIIPIEEQINGVEGMTYITSTATNNGTAAITVFFDQDVDPDIAAVNVQNRVSQANSLLPQAVIQTGVTTQKQQTSALMFLSFYSENKDYDDIYLQNYLKINVIPEIQRVNGVGNVQVFGSKDYAMRIWLNPQKLAAYDLMPSDVSAALKEQSLEAAAGSLGENDGESFSYVIKYSGRFKTETQYSDIVIKALGNGEFLRLKDIAEIELGAQSYTGGAVTNGNPAVNLGIFQTKGSNAQEIIEQIQTELETLQGDFPEGIKVVVPYNTNTFLSASIEKVIHTLIEAFVLVFIVVFIFLQDFRSTLIPAIAVPVSIIGTFFFLSLFGYSINLLTLFALVLAIGIVVDDAIVVVEAVHAKLDAGENDPKKATSEAMHEISGAIISITLVMAAVFIPVTFVQGPTGVFYEQFGITLIVAIVISAINALTLSPALCALLLKGHDDKQGGKKKNFAQRFFDAFNRGFNATIKRYGRSVHFLYRNKWVTILIFALAIGGIFWSSSVVKTGFVPDEDRAFLFVNTELPAGSSIDRTHEVNEKLYNMINGMEGVESMSFIEGRSIINGAGSNYGLGFIKLADWSERDSDELSIEAITGKLFGIAAQIPEAQVIFFAPPSIPGFGNSAGAEVNLLDRSGGSFEELDATNQEFIGKLNQRPEIQYAQSSFNTKYPQYELEINVPVAKELGVPISSIFSTLQGYIGGIFASDFSRFGKQYRVYIQSLPEDRADLADLDGLYVRTDSGEMTPITQFINLKRVYGPQSVTRFNLFNSTKITAASNPGFSSGDVIAAVEEVSKTLPSNYTTAYSGLTREEVNAGNQTTTIFILSLVFVYFLLAAQYESYIIPLAVILSLPFGVFGAYITTQFTGLQNNIYFQIALIMLLGLLAKNAILIVEFAIQRRKAGESIVDAAVHGAESRLRPILMTSFAFIMGLLPLVFASGVGAEGNRSIGTGAVGGLLIGTVIGVFIIPVLYILFQWLQEKISGAPTPKTEETH, encoded by the coding sequence ATGTTACAAAAATTTATAGAACGTCCAGTTCTCTCTACGGTAATATCAATTATTATTGTAATTCTAGGGGTTTTAGGTCTTTCATCTCTTCCTATTACGCAGTATCCAGATATTGCCCCACCTACAATCCAGGTGAGCGCTACCTATCCCGGAGCTAATGCAGAGACTATTCTAGAAAGTGTAATAATACCCATTGAAGAACAAATAAACGGTGTTGAGGGGATGACCTACATAACCTCAACAGCGACTAATAATGGTACCGCCGCAATCACTGTTTTCTTTGATCAGGATGTAGATCCAGATATCGCTGCAGTAAACGTGCAAAACAGGGTTTCTCAAGCAAACTCTTTATTACCACAAGCAGTTATTCAAACGGGTGTTACTACTCAAAAGCAACAGACCAGTGCCTTAATGTTCTTGTCTTTTTACAGCGAAAACAAAGATTATGATGACATTTATCTACAAAATTACCTAAAGATAAATGTCATTCCAGAAATACAACGTGTTAACGGGGTAGGTAACGTTCAGGTTTTTGGGTCTAAAGATTACGCTATGCGTATCTGGCTTAATCCACAAAAACTAGCTGCTTATGACCTAATGCCTTCAGATGTAAGCGCCGCTCTTAAAGAGCAAAGTTTAGAAGCAGCTGCAGGTTCTTTAGGAGAAAATGATGGTGAGTCTTTTTCTTATGTAATCAAATACAGTGGGCGTTTTAAAACAGAAACACAATACAGTGATATTGTTATAAAGGCTTTAGGAAACGGCGAGTTTTTACGCTTAAAAGATATAGCTGAAATCGAATTGGGAGCACAATCTTATACCGGGGGCGCTGTTACTAATGGAAACCCTGCGGTTAACCTGGGTATTTTTCAGACTAAAGGATCTAATGCACAAGAAATAATAGAACAAATTCAAACTGAATTAGAAACACTTCAAGGTGATTTCCCTGAAGGTATAAAAGTGGTTGTACCCTATAATACAAACACATTTTTATCTGCTTCAATAGAAAAAGTGATACACACACTCATTGAAGCCTTTGTTCTGGTGTTCATAGTTGTATTTATCTTCTTACAGGATTTTAGGTCTACCCTAATTCCTGCGATTGCAGTACCGGTTTCTATTATTGGAACATTTTTCTTCCTGAGTTTGTTTGGGTACTCTATTAACCTATTAACGCTATTTGCTTTAGTTCTAGCGATAGGTATTGTGGTAGATGATGCCATTGTGGTCGTTGAAGCCGTGCATGCCAAACTTGATGCAGGTGAAAATGACCCCAAGAAGGCGACTTCAGAAGCGATGCACGAGATCTCAGGTGCAATCATCTCAATTACACTGGTAATGGCTGCGGTATTTATACCGGTTACCTTTGTTCAGGGACCTACGGGTGTATTTTACGAGCAGTTTGGTATAACTCTTATTGTCGCAATTGTGATATCTGCAATTAACGCATTAACGCTGAGTCCTGCATTGTGTGCCTTATTACTAAAGGGTCATGACGACAAACAAGGTGGTAAAAAGAAAAATTTTGCACAGCGCTTTTTTGACGCATTTAACCGTGGCTTTAATGCAACCATAAAACGTTACGGTCGTTCGGTTCACTTTTTATACCGAAATAAATGGGTTACTATTTTAATCTTTGCGCTTGCAATTGGAGGTATCTTCTGGTCTTCATCAGTTGTAAAAACAGGATTTGTACCCGATGAAGATCGTGCCTTCTTATTTGTAAATACAGAATTACCTGCAGGTTCTTCTATAGACCGTACGCACGAAGTAAATGAGAAACTTTACAATATGATTAACGGTATGGAAGGCGTTGAAAGTATGTCTTTTATTGAAGGCCGAAGTATTATTAACGGTGCGGGTAGCAACTATGGTCTTGGCTTTATCAAACTGGCAGACTGGTCAGAACGAGATAGTGACGAACTTTCAATCGAAGCAATAACCGGAAAACTTTTTGGCATTGCCGCACAAATTCCGGAAGCACAGGTGATTTTCTTTGCACCACCATCTATTCCCGGTTTTGGTAACTCCGCTGGTGCCGAGGTAAACTTACTAGACCGCTCGGGAGGTAGTTTTGAAGAACTCGACGCGACCAATCAAGAATTTATAGGCAAGCTTAATCAGCGCCCCGAAATTCAATACGCGCAGTCCTCATTTAACACAAAATATCCTCAATACGAGTTAGAGATTAATGTGCCAGTAGCCAAAGAATTAGGAGTTCCTATTAGCAGTATATTCTCAACATTACAGGGTTATATAGGTGGTATTTTTGCGTCAGACTTTTCCCGTTTTGGTAAACAATATCGAGTTTACATACAATCTTTGCCAGAAGACCGGGCAGATCTTGCAGATCTTGATGGCCTTTATGTAAGAACAGATAGCGGCGAGATGACTCCTATCACACAATTTATAAACCTAAAGCGTGTTTATGGCCCACAGTCTGTAACTCGATTCAACCTGTTTAATTCGACTAAAATTACAGCGGCATCAAACCCTGGTTTTAGTTCTGGAGATGTGATTGCAGCGGTAGAAGAGGTTTCTAAAACGCTTCCATCTAATTATACAACAGCATATTCTGGTCTTACACGAGAAGAAGTAAATGCTGGTAACCAAACGACCACAATATTTATTCTGTCTCTGGTTTTCGTATACTTCTTACTTGCGGCTCAATACGAAAGTTATATTATTCCGCTCGCGGTAATTCTTTCGCTACCCTTTGGAGTATTTGGGGCTTACATTACCACACAGTTTACAGGACTGCAGAACAACATATACTTTCAGATTGCACTAATAATGCTTCTGGGTCTTCTCGCCAAGAACGCAATTCTTATCGTGGAGTTTGCTATACAAAGGCGTAAAGCCGGTGAAAGTATTGTAGATGCTGCAGTACACGGCGCAGAATCTCGTTTACGACCCATTTTGATGACCTCATTTGCCTTTATTATGGGACTTCTTCCGCTGGTATTTGCTTCTGGAGTAGGTGCCGAAGGTAACCGCTCTATAGGTACAGGTGCAGTAGGTGGTCTGTTGATAGGTACAGTTATAGGTGTATTTATAATACCCGTATTATACATTCTCTTTCAATGGTTACAAGAAAAAATTTCAGGAGCTCCAACCCCTAAAACTGAAGAAACTCACTAA
- a CDS encoding efflux transporter outer membrane subunit, protein MKKQIVYRFFLLGAVPFLLASCFAAKDYERPEEIINDLNFRTDTVAADSSNVSMIAWQDLFTDPLLQNHIQEGLEQNIDIRVALQQILAAQAYFKQGKQGYFPTLSVTPQYTHQELSSNSQFGNQFSKLDVYQLAGNLSWEADIWGKIRSNERAFAASYLQTIEAHRAVKTQLIANIASAYFQLLSLDEQLRVTEETIETRSSSLETTRALKEAGNVTEVGVKQTEAQLYTAQALRLDILNQIRLQENSLSILLGKQPGPISRSKLSEQSITTPLKTGVPAELLSNRPDVRASEFDLMNAFELTNVARSSFYPSLTLTASGGFQSLDFEKLFDTSSLFATIVGGLTQPIFNGRKIRTQYEVSQAQQEQAKLNFRKTLLTATREVSDALYSYEIATEKLEVKKNEFEAYDLATSYSEELLDNGLVNYLEVLTARQNALNSSLDVVNTRFNQLQAIVNLYEALGGGLE, encoded by the coding sequence ATGAAAAAACAAATTGTATATAGATTTTTCCTTTTAGGAGCTGTACCATTTCTACTTGCGTCTTGCTTTGCTGCTAAAGATTATGAGCGACCAGAAGAAATTATCAACGATCTTAATTTTCGCACAGATACTGTTGCGGCAGACAGCTCTAATGTTTCTATGATTGCGTGGCAGGATCTGTTTACAGACCCTTTGCTTCAAAACCACATTCAGGAGGGACTAGAGCAGAATATAGATATTCGCGTAGCCTTACAGCAGATATTAGCTGCTCAAGCTTATTTTAAACAGGGGAAGCAAGGTTATTTCCCTACTTTGAGCGTAACTCCTCAATACACACATCAAGAACTGTCTTCTAACAGTCAGTTTGGAAATCAATTTTCTAAACTTGATGTGTATCAACTTGCCGGAAATTTATCATGGGAAGCAGATATCTGGGGAAAAATACGCAGTAACGAACGCGCTTTTGCAGCTTCTTATTTACAAACTATTGAAGCGCACCGCGCGGTTAAAACACAGCTGATTGCTAATATCGCTTCTGCTTATTTTCAGCTTTTATCACTTGATGAGCAGTTACGTGTTACTGAAGAAACAATTGAAACCCGTAGTAGTAGTTTAGAAACTACCCGAGCGCTTAAAGAGGCAGGTAATGTTACCGAAGTAGGTGTAAAACAAACTGAGGCGCAATTATACACCGCACAAGCACTACGCCTCGACATTTTAAATCAGATACGTTTACAGGAGAATAGTTTATCTATACTTTTAGGTAAACAACCAGGACCTATATCTCGCAGCAAACTTAGTGAGCAGTCAATAACTACTCCGCTTAAAACAGGAGTGCCTGCAGAGCTTTTAAGCAATCGCCCAGATGTACGAGCTTCAGAATTTGACTTGATGAATGCCTTTGAGCTTACTAACGTAGCCCGAAGTAGTTTTTATCCTTCGTTGACGTTAACGGCTTCTGGTGGTTTTCAAAGTCTTGATTTTGAAAAATTATTTGACACAAGCTCTTTATTTGCAACAATAGTAGGTGGTTTAACTCAGCCTATATTTAATGGCCGAAAAATTCGTACACAATATGAAGTGTCACAAGCACAGCAGGAACAGGCGAAGCTTAATTTTAGAAAAACCCTTTTAACAGCTACACGCGAAGTTTCTGATGCCCTTTACTCGTATGAGATTGCCACAGAAAAACTAGAAGTTAAGAAGAACGAATTTGAAGCTTATGATCTAGCTACAAGCTATTCTGAAGAACTTTTAGACAATGGTCTCGTAAATTATCTTGAAGTATTAACCGCAAGACAGAATGCCCTAAATTCTAGCCTTGATGTTGTGAATACACGATTTAATCAACTACAAGCGATAGTAAATTTATATGAAGCTTTAGGCGGTGGATTAGAATAA
- a CDS encoding CYTH domain-containing protein yields the protein MLEIERKFLVKSDAFKNEAFSQSEIKQGYLNSNPSRAVRIRIHNDKGYLTIKGKSDESGTTRFEWEKEIDLTEANALLKLCEPGAISKTRYEVKAGEHIYEVDEFYDDNQGLWLAEIELKDANEAFIKPDWLGDEVTGDVRYYNSQLSKNPFTKW from the coding sequence ATGCTGGAGATCGAACGTAAATTTTTAGTAAAAAGTGATGCTTTTAAGAACGAGGCTTTTTCGCAAAGCGAAATAAAACAGGGTTATTTAAACAGTAATCCTTCTCGTGCGGTACGCATTCGCATTCACAATGACAAAGGGTATCTTACCATTAAAGGAAAGTCTGATGAAAGTGGTACCACGCGATTTGAGTGGGAAAAAGAAATAGACCTAACCGAAGCAAATGCGCTTTTAAAGTTATGTGAGCCTGGAGCAATATCTAAAACCAGATATGAGGTTAAGGCAGGAGAGCATATTTATGAGGTAGATGAGTTTTATGATGATAATCAAGGACTCTGGTTAGCAGAAATAGAATTAAAGGATGCTAATGAAGCATTTATAAAGCCAGATTGGCTAGGCGATGAGGTTACAGGTGATGTGCGGTATTATAATTCACAACTTAGTAAGAACCCATTTACTAAATGGTAG
- a CDS encoding NAD-dependent epimerase/dehydratase family protein, with protein sequence MGKTALILGITGLVGEALAKSILAHAKYDKLISFHRRKSGIAHPKLEEHVVDLFELQNHSDSFKADVVFCCIGTTQAKTSDKEEYKKIDYGIPLAAAKLCSINNIPKLIVISALGADPKSSVFYNKTKGEMERDVLKQNVKETYFLQPSLLAGNREEQRTVEKLAIGAFKLFNLFLVGPLKKYQSIKPEAIVQTMQYLAFNTYSEKRIESDEIKKIAN encoded by the coding sequence ATGGGAAAGACAGCATTAATTTTAGGAATCACCGGTTTAGTAGGAGAGGCATTAGCAAAATCGATTTTAGCTCATGCCAAATATGATAAATTAATTAGTTTTCACCGAAGAAAATCGGGTATTGCGCATCCTAAACTAGAAGAGCACGTTGTTGATCTTTTTGAGTTGCAAAACCATTCAGACTCTTTTAAAGCAGATGTGGTTTTTTGCTGTATAGGAACAACGCAGGCTAAAACCAGTGATAAAGAAGAGTACAAAAAAATAGATTACGGGATACCTCTTGCTGCCGCAAAACTATGCAGCATAAATAACATTCCTAAACTCATTGTAATTTCGGCTTTAGGTGCAGATCCTAAAAGCAGTGTGTTTTACAATAAAACAAAAGGAGAGATGGAGCGTGATGTTTTAAAACAGAATGTAAAAGAAACGTATTTTCTTCAGCCTTCATTACTTGCAGGCAATCGTGAAGAACAACGCACTGTTGAGAAATTAGCTATTGGCGCTTTTAAACTGTTCAACTTATTTTTAGTGGGTCCTTTAAAAAAATATCAAAGTATAAAGCCAGAAGCAATTGTGCAAACTATGCAGTATCTAGCATTTAATACCTACAGTGAAAAGCGAATTGAATCTGATGAAATAAAAAAAATAGCGAATTAG
- the dinB gene encoding DNA polymerase IV, producing the protein MEESAKKRKIIHVDMDAFYASVEQLDNPELRGKPVAVGGGSERGVVSAASYEARKFGVRSAMAGGLARRLCPELIFVKTRFERYREISAQIREVFFEYTDLVEPLSLDEAYLDVTENKKGNPSASLIAKEIRAKIKEKTGLNASAGISVNKFIAKVASDINKPNGQKTIGPEEVIPFLEKLDIRKFYGVGKVTAEKMYQLGIFTGNDLKLKSLEYLQEKFGKSGAFYYNVVRGIHNSQVKPDRIRKSLGAERTFSENISSEIFMIERLENIAEEIERRLKKSDVAGKTVTLKIKYSDFTLKTRSKTLPYFIRSKEVILETARELLFQEKMENSVRLLGITLANLNTEDRDQKSVEQKVIAVQLKFDF; encoded by the coding sequence ATGGAAGAGTCTGCTAAAAAAAGAAAAATTATTCACGTTGATATGGATGCGTTTTACGCATCTGTAGAGCAGCTAGACAATCCTGAGCTTCGGGGTAAACCTGTGGCCGTAGGAGGCGGCTCAGAGCGTGGTGTGGTTAGTGCGGCTAGTTACGAGGCTCGTAAATTTGGTGTGCGTAGTGCAATGGCCGGTGGTCTTGCCCGCAGACTGTGCCCAGAACTTATTTTTGTAAAAACTCGTTTTGAACGGTATCGGGAAATTAGCGCTCAAATACGTGAAGTGTTTTTTGAATATACAGACCTGGTAGAACCACTATCTCTCGATGAAGCCTACCTCGATGTGACCGAGAATAAAAAAGGCAATCCCAGTGCCAGTCTAATTGCTAAAGAAATACGAGCAAAGATTAAAGAGAAAACCGGTCTTAATGCTTCAGCAGGTATCTCTGTCAATAAATTTATAGCTAAGGTAGCCAGCGATATCAACAAACCAAATGGTCAAAAAACAATAGGACCCGAAGAGGTTATTCCGTTTTTAGAAAAGCTTGATATTCGTAAATTTTATGGTGTAGGTAAGGTTACGGCTGAGAAGATGTATCAATTAGGCATTTTTACAGGGAATGATTTAAAATTAAAATCGCTCGAGTATCTTCAGGAGAAATTTGGCAAAAGTGGTGCGTTTTACTACAATGTGGTACGCGGTATTCACAACAGCCAGGTTAAGCCAGACCGCATACGCAAATCATTAGGCGCCGAGCGTACTTTTAGTGAGAATATATCTTCAGAAATTTTTATGATTGAGCGTCTTGAAAATATTGCAGAAGAGATAGAACGCCGACTTAAAAAATCTGATGTAGCAGGTAAAACAGTTACTTTAAAAATAAAATACAGCGATTTTACCTTAAAAACACGCAGTAAGACCCTTCCCTATTTTATTCGTTCTAAAGAAGTAATTTTAGAAACCGCCAGAGAACTACTCTTTCAGGAAAAGATGGAAAACAGCGTGCGCTTACTGGGTATTACACTTGCTAATTTGAATACCGAAGATCGGGATCAAAAAAGTGTAGAACAAAAAGTAATCGCGGTACAGCTAAAATTTGACTTTTAG
- the pyk gene encoding pyruvate kinase: protein MSNKKKTKIVATLGPATSKKEVLHEMIKAGVDVFRINFSHADYDAVKERIQMIRSLSDEFGYNTAILADLQGPKLRVGIMKEGIEVSPGDIITFSTKEEFEGTKERVYMNYQHFPRDVNKGERILLDDGKLIFEVLKTDNESEVETVVIQGGPLKSRKGVNLPNTNISLPALTEKDIEDAIFAIGQKVDWLALSFVRHEGDLIQLQDLIKEHSDHKIPIISKIEKPEAVKNIDKIVAYSDGLMVARGDLGVEIPAEEVPLIQKELVLAAKKARIPVIIATQMMETMIESLTPTRAEVNDVANSVMDGADAVMLSGETSVGKYPVQVIERMSSILRKVEDSDLIKVPHTPPHIRTNRYITKAICYHAALMANEIDAKAITTLTNSGYTAFQISAWRPKSHILVFTSNRIILTQLNLLWGVKAFFYDKFVSTDETVRDINRIARDQGYLEVGDMVISLAAMPISEKGMVNTLRVREIQGT, encoded by the coding sequence ATGTCAAATAAGAAGAAAACTAAAATTGTTGCAACTCTAGGACCCGCAACCAGTAAGAAAGAAGTACTACACGAAATGATTAAAGCGGGTGTAGATGTATTTAGAATTAACTTCTCACACGCAGATTATGATGCTGTTAAAGAGCGTATTCAAATGATACGTAGCTTGAGCGATGAGTTTGGTTACAACACGGCAATACTTGCAGATTTACAAGGACCAAAACTTCGTGTAGGTATCATGAAAGAAGGGATAGAGGTTAGCCCGGGTGATATCATAACGTTCTCAACTAAAGAAGAATTTGAAGGTACTAAGGAGCGTGTTTATATGAACTATCAACACTTTCCAAGAGATGTAAACAAAGGCGAACGTATTCTTCTTGACGACGGAAAGTTAATTTTTGAAGTTCTTAAAACCGATAACGAGAGTGAAGTAGAAACTGTGGTAATTCAAGGAGGACCATTAAAATCTCGTAAAGGTGTAAACCTACCCAATACAAATATTTCGCTTCCGGCTTTAACCGAGAAAGATATTGAGGATGCCATTTTTGCAATAGGTCAAAAAGTTGACTGGTTAGCGCTTTCTTTTGTGCGTCACGAAGGTGATTTAATTCAACTTCAGGATTTAATTAAAGAACATTCTGACCACAAAATTCCTATTATATCAAAAATAGAGAAGCCAGAAGCTGTAAAAAATATAGATAAGATTGTTGCATACAGTGATGGTCTTATGGTGGCTCGTGGAGATCTGGGTGTTGAGATTCCTGCAGAAGAAGTTCCGCTTATACAAAAAGAACTTGTGCTTGCTGCTAAAAAAGCACGTATTCCGGTTATTATCGCTACCCAGATGATGGAAACGATGATAGAAAGTCTTACTCCAACACGAGCAGAAGTAAATGATGTTGCTAACTCGGTTATGGATGGGGCAGATGCTGTAATGTTAAGCGGCGAAACTTCAGTAGGTAAATACCCGGTACAGGTTATTGAGCGAATGTCATCTATTTTGCGCAAGGTAGAAGATTCTGATCTTATCAAAGTACCACATACGCCACCGCATATACGTACTAACAGATACATTACTAAAGCGATTTGTTATCACGCAGCTTTAATGGCTAACGAAATTGATGCAAAAGCGATTACTACTCTTACAAATAGTGGTTATACTGCTTTTCAAATATCTGCCTGGAGACCAAAATCTCACATCCTTGTATTTACTTCTAACCGAATTATCTTAACCCAATTAAACTTACTTTGGGGAGTTAAGGCATTTTTCTACGATAAATTTGTTTCTACAGATGAGACCGTAAGAGATATCAACCGTATCGCAAGAGATCAGGGGTATTTAGAAGTAGGTGATATGGTAATTAGCCTTGCAGCGATGCCTATTAGTGAAAAAGGTATGGTTAACACATTACGTGTAAGAGAAATTCAAGGTACCTAA
- a CDS encoding IPExxxVDY family protein, which translates to MAALKLLLDDTFEYDFALIAIHCSLEDYRIAFMLNKYAGLRLKSAKDINYYTKNDTYSFPTLQYDDVKNYVYYTLISNKHKFKDVSRVLNNDLFAESAGEHFKTFNLVPEVKNADYLLKIESDSGKVSIQNLVNQLNQISQIITAYDVNVSSLKSKQNLIFE; encoded by the coding sequence ATGGCAGCTTTAAAACTTTTATTGGACGATACGTTTGAATATGATTTTGCGTTAATCGCAATACATTGCTCTTTAGAAGATTACCGCATTGCATTTATGCTCAATAAATATGCGGGTTTGCGCCTTAAAAGCGCAAAGGACATAAATTATTATACAAAGAACGATACATATAGTTTTCCTACATTGCAATATGATGATGTAAAAAACTACGTCTATTATACATTAATAAGTAATAAACATAAGTTTAAAGATGTATCTCGGGTTTTAAATAATGATCTCTTTGCAGAATCTGCAGGAGAACATTTCAAAACCTTTAATTTAGTTCCTGAAGTTAAAAATGCAGATTATTTGCTGAAAATTGAAAGCGATTCAGGTAAAGTTAGTATACAGAATCTGGTAAATCAATTAAATCAAATATCCCAAATAATAACGGCTTACGATGTTAACGTAAGTTCCTTAAAATCTAAACAAAATTTAATTTTTGAATAA
- the rnc gene encoding ribonuclease III: protein MSAIRNIFTSRPEKDGNFFATIKAIIGFKPRNIRHYEEAFTHRSMGLQNSKGHAFNYERLEFLGDAMLGSVIAAHLFDEVGKGDEGYLTKMRSKVVSREHLNELGRDLNLLNLMRAAIPKENFGTNIHGNLFESLVGAIYQDRGYKYCCKFIGKRVIDPYVDIEKLEGRVISYKSLLIEWCQKEKRNFEFDTYEDSGLDVIRHFSVKLSIDGKQVAKARSTSKKKAEEKAAKRAYYVFQNKIDLHRFN, encoded by the coding sequence ATGAGTGCGATTCGCAACATATTTACTTCCCGTCCTGAAAAGGACGGGAATTTTTTTGCCACGATTAAGGCAATAATTGGGTTCAAACCCAGAAACATTAGACACTATGAAGAAGCATTTACACATAGGTCTATGGGATTACAAAACAGTAAAGGCCACGCCTTTAACTATGAACGCTTAGAATTTTTAGGCGATGCTATGCTGGGGAGTGTTATAGCAGCGCATCTCTTTGATGAAGTAGGTAAAGGAGATGAAGGTTATCTTACAAAAATGCGATCTAAAGTTGTAAGCAGAGAGCATTTAAATGAATTAGGCAGAGATCTCAATTTATTAAATCTTATGAGAGCTGCAATCCCTAAAGAAAATTTCGGAACAAATATACACGGTAATTTATTTGAGTCGCTTGTAGGTGCTATTTATCAGGATCGCGGGTATAAATATTGTTGTAAATTTATAGGAAAGCGCGTTATTGACCCATATGTTGATATAGAGAAGCTAGAGGGCAGGGTAATTAGCTACAAAAGTCTCTTAATTGAATGGTGTCAAAAAGAAAAGCGCAACTTTGAATTTGATACATATGAAGATTCAGGGCTTGATGTTATACGACACTTTTCTGTTAAGTTATCTATTGATGGTAAGCAGGTTGCAAAAGCACGATCTACTTCAAAAAAGAAAGCTGAAGAAAAAGCTGCAAAACGAGCCTACTATGTTTTTCAGAATAAAATAGATTTGCATCGTTTTAACTAA